In Prosthecomicrobium sp. N25, one DNA window encodes the following:
- a CDS encoding aliphatic sulfonate ABC transporter substrate-binding protein — protein MSITRRILIAAGLAAGLLAAAPVSAAEAPKEIRIDWATYNPVSLILKDKKILEQEFAKDGITIRWVQSAGSNKALEFLNAGSLDFGSTAGAAALLGKINGNPIKSIYVYSRPEWTALVTRPETGIAKPADLKGKSVAVTRGTDPHIFLVRALAEAGLTEKDVKLVLLQHADGRLALQRGDVDAWAGLDPIMASAEVENGAKLFYRKPEANTWGILNTREEFAKDHPEIVARVIAGYEKARAIALADKATLTASLVAATKLPDTVIARQLERTELTHSRIGAAQRDSIVAAGLALQEAGVIKTDVDVRKTVADLIDERFGGAGQ, from the coding sequence ATGTCGATCACCCGTCGCATTCTCATCGCCGCCGGCCTGGCGGCCGGCCTTCTCGCCGCCGCGCCGGTCTCCGCCGCGGAGGCGCCGAAGGAGATCCGCATCGACTGGGCGACCTACAACCCGGTCTCGCTGATCCTCAAGGACAAGAAGATCCTCGAGCAGGAATTCGCCAAGGACGGCATCACGATCCGCTGGGTGCAGTCGGCCGGCTCCAACAAGGCGCTCGAGTTCCTGAACGCCGGGTCGCTCGACTTCGGCTCGACGGCGGGCGCCGCGGCCCTGCTCGGCAAGATCAACGGCAATCCGATCAAGTCCATCTACGTCTATTCGCGCCCGGAATGGACCGCGCTGGTGACGCGCCCGGAGACAGGGATCGCCAAGCCGGCGGACCTCAAGGGCAAGTCCGTGGCGGTCACCCGCGGCACGGACCCGCACATCTTCCTGGTGCGCGCGCTCGCGGAGGCGGGGCTGACCGAGAAGGACGTGAAGCTGGTGCTCCTGCAGCACGCGGACGGCCGCCTCGCCCTGCAGCGCGGCGACGTCGACGCCTGGGCGGGGCTCGACCCGATCATGGCCTCCGCGGAGGTCGAGAACGGCGCCAAGCTCTTCTACCGCAAGCCCGAGGCGAACACCTGGGGCATCCTCAACACGCGCGAGGAGTTCGCCAAGGACCATCCGGAGATCGTGGCCCGGGTGATCGCCGGCTACGAGAAGGCCCGGGCGATCGCGCTCGCCGACAAGGCGACCCTGACCGCCTCGCTGGTCGCCGCCACCAAGCTCCCCGATACCGTGATCGCCCGCCAATTGGAGCGGACCGAGCTCACGCATTCCCGGATCGGCGCCGCGCAGCGCGACTCCATCGTCGCGGCGGGGCTGGCCCTGCAGGAGGCCGGCGTTATAAAGACGGACGTCGACGTCCGGAAGACGGTCGCCGACCTGATCGACGAACGCTTCGGCGGCGCCGGACAGTAA
- a CDS encoding sulfite exporter TauE/SafE family protein, whose translation MVGASKGGLPMVGLLGVPVLALAISPVQAAGLLLPIYVVSDIFGLYVYRRHFDRRNLAILVPSAILGIMIGWATASFVTDKAVTLMVGLIGLAFCLDRWFRPAAQEKKPADVPRGVFWGALTGFTSFVSHAGAPPYQWYVLPQRLDKLVYAGTSTIAFAVINAVKLIPYWALGQLNPDNLATSVTLFPVAIAATFVGARLVRMIPEGPFYRLIEIGLLLVSLKLLWDGLK comes from the coding sequence ATGGTCGGCGCCTCCAAGGGGGGCCTTCCGATGGTCGGGCTGCTCGGCGTGCCCGTGCTGGCGCTGGCGATCTCGCCCGTGCAGGCGGCCGGCCTGCTCCTGCCGATCTACGTGGTCTCCGACATCTTCGGCCTCTACGTCTACCGCCGTCATTTCGACCGGCGGAATCTCGCGATCCTGGTCCCCTCGGCGATCCTCGGCATCATGATCGGCTGGGCGACCGCGTCCTTCGTCACCGACAAGGCCGTCACCCTGATGGTCGGCCTCATCGGCCTCGCCTTCTGCCTCGACCGCTGGTTCCGTCCTGCCGCGCAGGAGAAGAAGCCGGCCGACGTGCCGCGCGGCGTCTTCTGGGGCGCGCTCACCGGCTTCACGAGCTTCGTCTCCCACGCCGGCGCGCCGCCCTACCAGTGGTACGTGCTGCCACAGCGCCTCGACAAGCTCGTCTACGCCGGCACGTCCACCATCGCCTTCGCGGTGATCAACGCGGTCAAGCTCATCCCCTACTGGGCGCTCGGCCAGCTCAACCCGGACAATCTCGCCACCTCCGTGACCCTCTTCCCCGTCGCCATCGCGGCCACCTTCGTGGGCGCCCGCCTCGTTCGCATGATTCCCGAGGGCCCCTTCTACCGCCTGATCGAGATCGGCCTCCTCCTCGTCTCCCTCAAGCTCCTCTGGGACGGGCTGAAGTAA
- a CDS encoding propionyl-CoA synthetase codes for MTSRYAEVYGAWKSDPEGFWADAAKAIDWSKPWDKVFDPAAGVYGRWFVGAECNTCYNAVDRHVERGRGEQAAIVYDSPVTGVKARITYAELLGKVQALAGALADVGVGKGDVVIVYMPMVPEAVVAMLACARLGAIHSVVFGGFAPRELATRIDDAKPKAIVSASCGIEPSRVIAYKPLLDEAIEIAAHKPSSVFVLQRPQVAATLQPGRDHDLGQAMEARAGRSVPCVPVKATDPLYILYTSGTTGQPKGVVRDNGGHMVALAWSMKNLYGVEPGEVYWAASDVGWVVGHSYIVYGPLLHGATTIVFEGKPVGTPDPGTFWRVISENKVAAFFTAPTAFRAIKKEDPNGTFIGKYDLSALRTLFLAGERADPDTVQWAERMLKVPVVDHWWQTETAWAIAGNPVGLGILPVKYGSPTVAMPGYDVQILDDAGHAVAPGTLGNVVVKLPLPPACLPTLWHADERFRSSYLAEFPGYYKTADAGIMDEDGYLFIMARTDDIINVAGHRLSTGGMEEVLASHPDVAECAVIGIHDAMKGQSPCGFVVLKAGVTKDHATIEKELIGLVREKIGAVAAFKLAITVDRLPKTRSGKILRGTMQKIADHETWNMPATIDDPAILDEIEQAIRARGIGV; via the coding sequence ATGACGAGCCGCTACGCCGAGGTCTATGGCGCGTGGAAATCGGACCCGGAAGGGTTCTGGGCGGATGCCGCGAAGGCGATCGACTGGTCGAAGCCCTGGGACAAGGTGTTCGACCCGGCCGCCGGCGTGTACGGGCGGTGGTTCGTCGGGGCGGAGTGCAACACCTGCTACAACGCGGTCGACCGGCACGTCGAGCGGGGCCGGGGCGAGCAGGCCGCGATCGTCTACGACAGCCCGGTGACGGGCGTGAAGGCGCGGATCACCTATGCGGAGCTGCTCGGCAAGGTGCAGGCGCTCGCCGGCGCGCTCGCCGACGTCGGGGTGGGCAAGGGCGACGTCGTCATCGTCTACATGCCGATGGTGCCGGAGGCGGTGGTCGCGATGCTCGCCTGTGCCCGGCTCGGCGCCATCCACTCGGTGGTGTTCGGCGGCTTCGCGCCGCGCGAACTCGCCACCCGGATCGACGACGCCAAGCCGAAGGCTATCGTGTCCGCCTCCTGCGGCATCGAGCCGTCGCGCGTCATCGCCTACAAGCCGCTCCTCGACGAGGCGATCGAGATCGCTGCCCACAAGCCGTCGAGCGTCTTCGTGCTGCAGCGGCCGCAGGTCGCCGCCACGCTCCAGCCCGGCCGGGACCATGACCTCGGCCAGGCCATGGAGGCGCGCGCCGGGCGCAGCGTCCCCTGCGTGCCCGTCAAGGCGACCGACCCGCTCTACATCCTCTACACGTCCGGCACGACCGGGCAGCCGAAGGGCGTGGTGCGCGACAACGGCGGCCACATGGTGGCGCTCGCCTGGTCGATGAAGAACCTCTACGGGGTCGAGCCGGGCGAGGTCTACTGGGCGGCCTCGGACGTCGGCTGGGTGGTCGGGCACAGCTACATCGTGTACGGGCCGCTGCTCCACGGCGCCACCACGATCGTGTTCGAGGGCAAGCCGGTCGGCACGCCCGACCCGGGGACCTTCTGGCGGGTCATCTCGGAAAACAAGGTCGCGGCCTTCTTCACGGCGCCCACGGCCTTCCGGGCGATCAAGAAGGAGGACCCGAACGGCACCTTCATCGGCAAGTACGATCTCTCCGCGCTGCGCACGCTGTTCCTCGCCGGCGAGCGGGCGGACCCGGACACGGTGCAGTGGGCCGAGCGCATGCTGAAGGTGCCGGTCGTCGACCACTGGTGGCAGACCGAGACCGCCTGGGCGATCGCCGGCAATCCGGTCGGGCTCGGCATCCTGCCGGTCAAGTACGGCTCGCCGACGGTCGCCATGCCGGGCTACGACGTGCAGATCCTGGACGACGCCGGCCATGCGGTGGCGCCGGGCACGCTCGGCAATGTGGTCGTCAAGCTGCCGCTGCCGCCGGCCTGCCTGCCGACGCTGTGGCATGCGGACGAGCGCTTCCGCTCCTCCTACCTCGCCGAGTTCCCCGGCTACTACAAGACCGCCGACGCCGGCATCATGGACGAGGACGGCTACCTCTTCATCATGGCGCGCACCGACGACATCATCAACGTCGCCGGGCACCGGCTCTCGACCGGCGGCATGGAGGAGGTGCTCGCCTCCCATCCGGACGTGGCCGAATGCGCGGTGATCGGCATCCACGACGCGATGAAGGGGCAGAGCCCCTGTGGCTTCGTGGTCCTGAAGGCGGGCGTCACCAAGGACCACGCCACGATCGAGAAGGAACTGATCGGGCTGGTGCGCGAGAAGATCGGCGCGGTCGCGGCCTTCAAGCTCGCCATCACGGTCGACCGGCTGCCGAAGACGCGCTCGGGCAAGATCCTGCGCGGCACCATGCAGAAGATCGCCGACCACGAGACCTGGAACATGCCGGCCACCATCGACGACCCGGCGATCCTGGATGAGATCGAGCAGGCGATCCGGGCGCGCGGGATCGGGGTCTAG
- a CDS encoding inositol monophosphatase family protein: MPTFTRADLADLGAILREAADVEILPRFRRLETADVSTKAGPHDLVTIADQAAERLIAARLADRFPAALMVGEESAALDPDLPARLGGSDFAITVDPIDGTFNYANGVPLFGVMAGVVIGGRIVAGAIYDPFGRDFAYALAGGGAWFEDESGRTRPMRVAAPAELGLMHGALSWNYLSEPQRSRVAARMPRLWGSYGYRCAAHEYRLIASGGGHLALYGKLMPWDHVPGWLIHQEAGGYSATADGRPYDPARTDGSLLLAPDEASWRLVRDTLFG, encoded by the coding sequence ATGCCGACCTTCACCCGCGCCGACCTCGCCGACCTGGGCGCCATCCTGCGCGAGGCGGCCGACGTCGAGATCCTGCCCCGCTTCCGCCGGCTGGAGACCGCCGACGTCTCCACCAAGGCCGGCCCGCACGACCTCGTCACGATCGCCGACCAGGCCGCCGAGCGCCTGATCGCCGCCCGCCTCGCCGACCGCTTCCCGGCCGCCCTGATGGTGGGCGAGGAGAGCGCCGCGCTCGACCCGGACCTGCCCGCCCGCCTCGGCGGCTCGGACTTCGCCATCACGGTCGACCCGATCGACGGGACCTTCAACTACGCCAACGGCGTGCCGCTCTTCGGCGTCATGGCCGGGGTGGTGATCGGCGGCCGGATCGTCGCCGGCGCCATCTACGATCCCTTCGGCCGGGACTTCGCCTATGCGCTCGCGGGCGGCGGCGCCTGGTTCGAGGACGAGTCGGGCCGCACCCGGCCGATGCGCGTGGCCGCGCCCGCCGAACTCGGCCTGATGCACGGCGCGCTGTCCTGGAACTATCTCTCCGAGCCGCAGCGCAGCCGGGTCGCCGCGCGCATGCCCAGGCTCTGGGGCAGCTACGGCTACCGCTGCGCCGCCCACGAATATCGCCTGATCGCCTCGGGCGGCGGCCATCTCGCGCTCTACGGCAAGCTGATGCCCTGGGATCACGTCCCCGGCTGGCTGATCCACCAGGAGGCGGGCGGCTACTCCGCCACCGCGGACGGCCGGCCCTACGACCCCGCCCGCACGGACGGCAGCCTGCTGCTCGCCCCCGACGAGGCGAGCTGGCGCCTCGTCCGCGACACGCTGTTCGGCTGA
- the rcdA gene encoding protease adaptor protein RcdA, which translates to MTRDGQSERDETPDTIDFAARFAGSETFRTLFREGMGLVEETAAYLDGPGRAESRELTRTGSLVYATESMRLTTRLMQLASWLLLQRAVNEGEMTQAQAGQEKSKVRIDGPASTRSGPGWEEMPELLKALIERSIRLQERIRKLDAAIYGREERPVETPVNPVAAQLGKLNQVFGSGS; encoded by the coding sequence ATGACCCGCGACGGACAGTCCGAACGAGACGAGACACCCGACACGATCGATTTCGCGGCGCGCTTCGCCGGGTCGGAGACGTTCCGGACCCTCTTCCGGGAAGGCATGGGGCTCGTCGAGGAGACAGCGGCCTATCTGGACGGACCGGGCCGCGCCGAATCACGCGAGCTGACCCGGACGGGATCGCTGGTCTACGCCACGGAATCGATGCGGCTGACGACCCGCCTGATGCAGCTCGCCTCCTGGCTCCTGCTCCAGCGTGCCGTCAACGAGGGCGAGATGACCCAGGCGCAGGCGGGCCAGGAAAAGTCCAAGGTGCGCATCGACGGCCCCGCGTCGACCCGCTCGGGCCCGGGCTGGGAGGAGATGCCGGAGCTTCTCAAGGCCCTGATCGAGCGCTCCATCCGCCTCCAGGAGCGCATCCGCAAGCTGGACGCCGCCATCTACGGCCGCGAAGAGAGGCCGGTCGAGACCCCGGTCAACCCCGTCGCCGCTCAGCTCGGCAAGCTCAACCAGGTTTTCGGCTCGGGAAGCTGA
- the rpmE gene encoding 50S ribosomal protein L31, whose protein sequence is MKANIHPDYHVIKVVMTDGTEYETRSTYGKAGDTLNLDIDPKSHPAWTGGNQQLLDRGGRISKFKDKFKGFGL, encoded by the coding sequence ATGAAAGCGAACATCCACCCCGATTACCACGTCATCAAGGTCGTCATGACCGATGGCACCGAGTACGAGACCCGCTCGACCTACGGCAAGGCCGGCGACACGCTCAACCTCGACATCGACCCCAAGTCGCACCCGGCCTGGACCGGCGGAAACCAGCAGCTCCTCGACCGCGGTGGACGCATCTCCAAGTTCAAGGACAAGTTCAAGGGCTTCGGCCTCTGA
- a CDS encoding ABC transporter transmembrane domain-containing protein, with protein MARRTTAADVEAGKGPGRTRTVRPLAALVPYLGRYRGRVAAALIALVAAATATLAVPLAVRRMIDHGFTGSDAGLIDRYFLMLVAVAAALALASSARYYLVTWIGERVVADLRGDVYAHVMRLSADFFDRSLSGEIVSRLTADTTQVKSAVGSSASVALRNLVLFLGATAMMVVTSPRLSGLVLLAIPFIVLPLVAFGRQVRRKSRLAQDTLADASAYASESIGAIRQVQAFTNEDQAVGRYRSGVERAFEAARSSTAARSLLTAIAIFMVFGSVVTVLWIGATDVLEGRLTPGALSQFVLYSVFAAGALGELSQVWGEISQASGAAERLTELLAIEPSVKAPANPVPLPQIRRGAVAFEDVAFAYPGAPDRPVLSGFSVAVAPGEKVALVGPSGAGKSTVFHLLLRFYDPTAGRVLLDGVDVREADPLEVRRHVAIVPQDTVILAGTVMENIRFGRPDATDEEVVAAARAALVDDFVAGLPDRYGTLVGERGVTLSGGQRQRIAIARAILKDAPVLLLDEATSALDAESETLVQTALEHLMEGRTTIVIAHRLATVLECDRILVLDQGRLVEEGTHDVLVRRGGLYGRLARLQFETGALALGAVGS; from the coding sequence TTGGCACGCAGGACGACGGCCGCCGACGTGGAAGCAGGCAAGGGTCCGGGGCGCACGCGCACCGTCCGCCCGCTCGCCGCGCTCGTCCCCTATCTCGGCCGCTACAGGGGACGCGTCGCCGCGGCCCTCATCGCCCTCGTGGCCGCCGCGACCGCGACGCTCGCCGTGCCGCTCGCCGTCCGCCGGATGATCGACCACGGCTTCACCGGCTCGGACGCCGGCCTGATCGACCGCTACTTCCTGATGCTGGTCGCCGTCGCGGCCGCCCTGGCGCTGGCGAGCTCGGCCCGCTACTACCTCGTCACCTGGATCGGCGAGCGCGTCGTCGCGGATCTGCGCGGCGACGTCTACGCCCATGTGATGCGGCTCTCGGCCGACTTCTTCGACCGGTCGCTCTCCGGCGAGATCGTGTCGCGCCTGACCGCCGACACCACGCAGGTGAAGTCGGCGGTCGGCTCCTCGGCGTCGGTGGCGCTGCGCAATCTCGTCCTCTTCCTCGGGGCGACCGCCATGATGGTGGTGACGAGCCCGCGCCTGTCCGGCCTCGTCCTCCTGGCCATTCCGTTCATCGTCCTGCCGCTCGTCGCCTTCGGCCGCCAGGTGCGCCGCAAGTCGCGGCTCGCCCAGGACACGCTCGCCGACGCCTCCGCGTACGCCTCGGAATCGATCGGGGCGATCCGCCAGGTCCAGGCCTTCACCAACGAGGACCAGGCGGTCGGCCGCTACCGCTCCGGCGTGGAACGCGCATTCGAGGCGGCCCGGTCGTCGACGGCCGCCCGCTCGCTCCTGACCGCGATCGCCATCTTCATGGTGTTCGGCAGCGTCGTGACCGTGCTCTGGATCGGCGCCACCGACGTTCTCGAAGGACGGCTGACGCCGGGGGCGCTGTCGCAGTTCGTGCTCTACTCCGTGTTCGCGGCGGGCGCGCTCGGGGAGCTCAGCCAGGTCTGGGGCGAGATCAGCCAAGCCTCCGGGGCCGCCGAGCGGCTGACCGAGCTCCTGGCCATCGAGCCGAGCGTCAAGGCGCCGGCGAACCCCGTGCCCCTGCCGCAGATCCGGCGCGGCGCGGTCGCGTTCGAGGATGTGGCCTTCGCGTATCCGGGCGCCCCGGACCGGCCGGTCCTCTCCGGCTTCTCGGTCGCGGTCGCCCCGGGCGAGAAGGTGGCGCTGGTCGGCCCCTCGGGCGCCGGCAAGTCGACCGTCTTCCACCTGCTCCTGCGCTTCTACGACCCGACCGCCGGCCGGGTCCTGCTCGACGGGGTGGACGTGCGTGAGGCCGACCCGCTCGAGGTCCGCCGGCACGTGGCGATCGTGCCGCAGGACACGGTGATCCTCGCCGGCACCGTCATGGAGAACATCCGCTTCGGCCGGCCGGACGCGACCGACGAGGAGGTCGTGGCAGCCGCGCGCGCGGCCCTGGTCGACGACTTCGTGGCCGGCCTGCCGGACCGCTACGGCACGCTCGTCGGCGAGCGAGGCGTCACCCTGTCGGGCGGCCAGCGGCAGCGCATCGCGATCGCGCGGGCGATCCTCAAGGACGCGCCCGTGCTGCTCCTCGACGAGGCGACGAGCGCGCTCGACGCGGAATCCGAGACGCTGGTGCAGACCGCGCTGGAGCACCTGATGGAGGGACGGACCACCATCGTGATCGCCCACCGGCTCGCGACCGTCCTGGAATGCGACCGGATCCTGGTGCTCGACCAGGGCCGGCTCGTCGAGGAGGGCACGCACGACGTGCTCGTGCGCCGCGGCGGCCTCTACGGGCGCCTCGCCCGCCTGCAGTTCGAGACGGGCGCGCTGGCGCTGGGCGCGGTCGGGTCCTGA
- a CDS encoding methyltransferase family protein: protein MQQTATTDRPAIAPPDEHARLRRLQKRRKLALALASVLLFGLLAFVSSPDWFGGLWHEGVELLGLVLIGVAIVGRVWCTLYIGGRKAAEVVDTGPYSISRNPLYLFSFVGSFGIGAATGSLVAAVLVTAMVVAVFTVVVKGEERSLAALFGPAYADYCRRVPRFGPAFSLWRDMETVTVQPRLLWHTLRDGLVFFLVVPLFEFVDLLQAKGMLVPVLVLP from the coding sequence ATGCAGCAGACCGCGACCACCGACCGACCCGCGATCGCCCCGCCCGACGAGCACGCACGCCTGAGGCGGCTGCAGAAGCGGCGCAAGCTCGCCCTGGCCCTCGCGTCCGTCCTGCTGTTCGGGCTCCTCGCCTTCGTGAGCTCGCCGGACTGGTTCGGCGGCCTCTGGCACGAGGGCGTGGAACTCCTCGGCCTGGTCCTGATCGGCGTCGCCATCGTGGGGCGGGTCTGGTGCACGCTCTACATCGGCGGGCGCAAGGCCGCCGAGGTGGTCGACACGGGCCCCTACTCGATCAGCCGGAACCCGCTCTACCTGTTCTCCTTCGTGGGCTCCTTCGGCATCGGCGCCGCCACCGGCAGCCTCGTGGCCGCCGTCCTGGTGACCGCCATGGTCGTCGCCGTCTTCACCGTGGTGGTGAAGGGCGAGGAGCGGTCGCTCGCCGCGCTCTTCGGCCCGGCCTACGCGGACTACTGCCGGCGCGTGCCCCGCTTCGGCCCGGCCTTCTCGCTCTGGCGCGACATGGAGACCGTGACCGTGCAGCCCCGGCTCCTGTGGCACACGCTGCGGGACGGACTGGTGTTCTTCCTGGTGGTGCCGCTCTTCGAGTTCGTCGACCTCCTGCAGGCCAAGGGCATGCTGGTGCCGGTCCTGGTCCTGCCGTGA
- a CDS encoding TIGR00282 family metallophosphoesterase produces MRLLFLGDIVGRTGRAAVTARLPGLVERYRLDFVVINGENSAGGFGITEEICQDVLDAGADVVTLGNHSWDQREALVFIERQPRLLRPLNYPPGTPGRGANLYVARNGARVLVMNVMGRVFMDALDDPFAAIARELDACPLGEQCDAVVIDFHAEATSEKQAVGHFFDGRASLVVGTHTHVPTADWMILPGGTAYMSDAGMCGDYDSVLGMDKEEPLQRFTTKIPRGRFEPAGGEATLSGICVDIDEMTGLAAAVAPIRIGGRLAPALPAIWD; encoded by the coding sequence ATGAGGCTCCTGTTCCTCGGCGACATCGTCGGCCGCACGGGCCGGGCCGCCGTCACGGCCCGGCTGCCGGGCCTCGTCGAGCGCTACCGCCTCGACTTCGTGGTCATCAACGGCGAGAACAGCGCCGGCGGCTTCGGGATCACCGAGGAGATCTGCCAGGACGTGCTCGACGCCGGCGCGGACGTTGTCACGCTCGGCAACCATTCCTGGGACCAGCGCGAGGCCCTCGTCTTCATCGAGCGGCAGCCCCGGCTGCTCAGGCCCCTCAACTATCCGCCGGGCACGCCCGGCCGCGGCGCCAATCTCTACGTGGCGCGCAACGGCGCCCGCGTGCTCGTCATGAACGTCATGGGGCGCGTCTTCATGGACGCGCTCGACGACCCCTTCGCGGCGATCGCCCGCGAACTCGACGCCTGTCCCCTCGGCGAGCAGTGCGATGCCGTCGTGATCGACTTCCACGCGGAGGCGACGAGCGAGAAGCAGGCCGTCGGCCACTTCTTCGACGGTCGCGCCAGCCTGGTCGTCGGCACCCACACCCACGTGCCGACCGCCGACTGGATGATCCTGCCGGGCGGCACCGCCTACATGAGCGACGCCGGCATGTGCGGCGACTACGACTCCGTGCTCGGCATGGACAAGGAGGAGCCGCTGCAGCGCTTCACCACCAAGATTCCGCGCGGCCGCTTCGAGCCGGCCGGCGGCGAGGCGACGCTGTCGGGCATCTGCGTGGACATCGACGAGATGACCGGCCTCGCCGCCGCGGTCGCGCCGATCCGGATCGGCGGCCGGCTCGCGCCGGCCCTGCCCGCGATCTGGGACTGA
- a CDS encoding 5-formyltetrahydrofolate cyclo-ligase, which produces MRNSSAQSVKADLRAGALARRGAIADAEKTAAAERIAAAIEGLPLPAGALVSGFLPIRGEVDPRPALERLAARHHPLCLPVVLEDRTTMVFRAWKPGDALVPSSFGLSVPVPEAPVVEPSVMLVPLAAFDRRGYRIGYGKGHYDRAIERLAGRGPLLEIGIAFACQEIEHVPAEPHDRPMQVVVTEEGAIPCRRDA; this is translated from the coding sequence ATGCGGAATTCCTCGGCCCAGAGCGTGAAGGCCGATCTCAGAGCCGGGGCGCTGGCGCGACGCGGCGCGATCGCTGATGCCGAGAAGACGGCCGCCGCCGAGCGCATCGCGGCCGCCATCGAGGGGCTGCCGTTGCCGGCCGGGGCCCTCGTCTCCGGCTTCCTGCCGATCCGCGGCGAGGTCGATCCGCGGCCGGCGCTGGAGCGACTCGCCGCGCGCCACCACCCGCTCTGCCTGCCGGTCGTCCTGGAGGACAGGACCACCATGGTGTTCCGCGCCTGGAAGCCCGGGGACGCCCTGGTGCCGTCGAGCTTCGGGCTGTCGGTGCCGGTCCCGGAGGCGCCCGTGGTCGAGCCGTCCGTGATGCTGGTCCCGCTCGCCGCCTTCGATCGGCGCGGCTACCGCATCGGCTACGGCAAGGGCCACTACGACCGCGCCATCGAGCGGCTCGCCGGGCGCGGACCCCTTCTGGAGATCGGCATCGCCTTCGCGTGCCAGGAGATCGAGCACGTGCCGGCCGAGCCGCACGACCGGCCCATGCAGGTCGTCGTCACCGAGGAGGGCGCGATCCCCTGCAGGAGGGACGCATGA